The following is a genomic window from Dehalococcoidia bacterium.
TATCGCTTTCAATAGTAGAATAGTTTTAGCCGACCAAAATCTAAATGGAAGGAGTTTTTCAATGAGAAAGAAAAGTTTACTGATTATCGGTCTGGTTATGGTATTGGTGTTGTCACTGGTTGGAGCCTGTGCTAAACCCGCACCACCTGCCCCAGCTCCAGCCCCAGCACCGGCGCCAGCACCGGCAGGTCCTACCTATCAGTATAAATGGCGAATGAGTAGCGCTCTCGCGTCGGAGACTGAACAGGTTATAGCAAGCAAGAGACTCGCCGACAAGGTAAGGGAAAGGACTGACGGTCGTGTTGACATTACCATTTATGGCGATGCTATCTTGGGAGCCTGGGACTTGACCAATGAGAGTGTCATCCGTGGTGACCTTGAAATGATGGGCGAAGCTCTGGATGACAGCTGGGACCCCAGAATTGCTATAGGCTATTATATGCCGTTCATCTACATCGACTACGCTGCTCAGCGAGAATTGTGCCAACCGGGTGGCATAGTCTATAACCTTCTTAACTCGGTGTCGGCGGGCTTAAACTATCGCGTGCTGGGTTACTTTTCGGCTGGCGTCGGGGGGACGAGCCTTACCAAAGTTCCTCCTAGCCCCTTTGACCCTGATGTGCCCAAGGGTATGAAAACTAGAGTTATGGCGCTGACCGCCTGCCGGCTCACTTATGAGCGTATGGGTTATATGGTCGCGGCTATTCCTTTTGGAGAGGTCTATACTGCCATACAGACCGGCATCGTCGAGGGCCAGCAGGGTGGCGGACCAATGCAGGCATGGATGTTTAAGGATGTAAATAGTGTCTGGCTTCACTACAAGGACTACATTGAGCCTATCTGGTGGTCCGTTAATGAAGACGCTTGGCAAAGCCTTCACCCAATTGACCAAGAGATACTCATAGGCGCTGTTCAGGAAGAACAGGACACCCAGGTCGCTTATGTCGAGGAAATGGACGAGAAGTACATGCAGATGCTCAGAGACTACGGCTGGACAGTACTAATCCCTACTGATGCCGAGTGGGATAATATCGCTGCTGCTATTCGTGAAGACGTCTGGCCAGAGCTGGTCCCGCTAATCGGTAAGGACATGCTCTACCAGTTATGTGATCATCTGGGAGTGCCGCGCTTTTAATAATTGCCTGGGCTAGGACATAGCTAGGGTCATCGGTGAGGGAGGTCAAGACGAGCTCCCTCACCGGCTGGGTGTAAAGGAGTATGGTGAGCGCAAGAAGCTCTTTAGCCAATAACCTGGTTTTTCGGTGGATACCAGCATTCATGTGGTATGCCATGCTGATAGCTTGCATCCCCCTTGTACTTCTGATTTTCAGCCAGGTATGGCTGCGTTACGTGTTTCATCTCCCACTGCTCTGGGTGGAAGAGGTGGCCATTGTCCCTGCCTTCTGGATGTACATGATGGGCGCAGCCTATGCCACTTTTGAGCGGTCTCACATTAAAGTGGATATAGTAGGAATTACAGTTCATAGCCCGAAGAGGCGGCTGATAATCAGATTTATCTCCGCGCTGATTACACTTGGACTGGCCATGCTTTTTCTTCAGTGGGGCTATCAGTTTTTTGTTTGGGACCTTAAAATGAATCCGCAGACGTCGAGCTTAAGATTCCCCATTGTCTACGCGCGCTGTTCTTTCTTCTTTGCTGCGGGTATACTGGGGGGCTTCTATTTCTGGATTGAAACAGTTGACCTGGCACGCCAGCTATTTTGGGGTAAGGTCCCGCTATTTACGAGGAAGGAGATGTAGACCGGATTGGAGACAGCCTTATTTGGCGTACCAAACTTGGGTATATTTATTGACTTGGCTATCCTGATTGGTCTGCTCCTGCTGGGTGTGCCAGCGCCCTTTGCCTTCATGGCGGCTCTCTCATTTCTGGTTTATGTGTATGGTTTTGAGGTCACGGCACAGCTACCCACGGCTTTCCACAAGATGAAATCGCTGACCCTCCTAGCTCTGCCCTTCTTTATCATGCTGGGAGGGTTCATGACTGTAGGAGGTATTGCCGATAGGTTGGTAGCTTTCGCCGATGCCCTGGTGGGCAGGTTTAGGGGCGGCTTGGGGATGGTTGCCGTTGTAGCCTGCGCCATGGTTGGCGCTATCGCTGGCACTTGCTCAGCGGCGGTAGCAGCACTAGGTGGACTGGTGGTTCCAGAAATGGAAAAACAAGGCTACTCTAGGGGATACGCCACTGGGCTGCTGGCGGTTTCATCAGTGCTGGGACAGCTAATTCCACCCAGCGTGCCGATGATACTCTATGGCTTTATTACCTACCAGTCAGTCACCGCCTGTTTTCTGGCCGGGGTTGGCCCGGGCATCCTCACCGTAATCATCTACTGCATTGTTAATTACTTCATGGTACGGAACAATACCGAAATAAAAGTATTACCGCCTATCGGGGTCCGGGCACAAACTAAACAGGTGGGGGTTGCCCTGTACAAAGGCTTTTTTTCCCTTATGATGCCCGTTATCCTCCTTGGGGGTATTTATGGCGGCATCTTCACCTGTACCGAAGCAGCCGCCGTAGCTTTAGTCTACGCTATAGTTGTAGGATTGTTCATCTACCGCAGCCTGAAACTCAGGGATATAGGGGGAATTTTCGCCACCCAGTCTGTTACTACTGGTGTGGTAGTGCTAATGGTTATTTTTGTGCTCGTTTTAAGCCGTGTCATGACTATGCAGAATATCCCGCAAGGTATGATCGCGATGATAAGTGAGGTTACCGAGAACTACTATGTAACGCTGCTGATGGTAAACCTTTTCCTCATTCTTCTCGGAATGATTGTGGACGATTTTACTGGCACCCTGCTGGCAGCACCCCTCTTGTTCCCGCTAATGACACACATCGGGGTTCATCCTATTCACTTCGCCGCTATCCTGGGCACCAACTTGGGGTTGGGGAATGTTACCCCACCCACAGCTCCGATCCTTTATCTGGCAGCGCGCATCGGCAACGTTAGTGTTGATAAGATGATAAAGCCGGCACTGGTTTTCATGGTTTGTGGCGCCCTGCCGGTAGTGCTCGTCACTACTTATTGGCCCGACCTGTCGTTATTTCTGCCCCGGCTGTTAATGCCCAGGGTTATGGGAGTAGCTGGATAATAATAGAGTAAGGAGGTAATAAACTAAAATGATGTCAAAAGTTAAAGTAGTGCAATACGGGTGCGGTCCTATCGGGTGTAGCGTAGCTAGACTTGCTTCACAAAGGCCGGATACTGAGATTGTTGGTGCCATCGACATTGACAAGAGCTTAGTGGGACGTGATCTGGGTGAAATTGCTGGCCTCAACAAGAAACTGGGGGTCAGCATTTCTGATGAAGTTGACGCTGTTTTATCTCAAACTAGGCCTGATGTTGTTCTTCTTACCACGTCATCTTCTCTGAAGGCCGTTTACCCGCAGTTGGAGAAGTGCATAAGGGCTGGCGTGAATGTGGCGTCGACTTGCGAGGAACTCTGTTACCCGTATCGCAAAGAACCTCAACTTTCGGCCGAAATCGATAAGCTGGCCAAAGCAAACAGTGTTACAGTGCTGGGAACTGGGATAAATCCCGGTTTTCTTATGGATAGCTGGCCATTATTCATGACCGGGGTGTGTCAAGAAGTCGAAGCAATCAGGGCAGTCAGAGTTCAGGATGCTTCTTCACGCCGGGGTCCCTTCCAGAAGAAGATAGGAGCCGGATGTACATTTGACGAATTTATGGAGCGAGTCGCTGCTGGGACTTTAAGGCATGTCGGCTTGGCTGAATCAATAGCGATGATTGCTAGCGGTTTAGGCTGGAAGTTAGACGATATTACCGAAACCATTGAGCCTGTAATTGCTAAGGCTCAGGTGAGGACCAATTTCGTAACCGTGGAGCCGGGACAGGTAGCTGGTGTTAGACAGGTGGGTAGAGGGATCAGGGCAGGAGACAATCTAATAATCCTGGAGTTCGAGGCGTCGGTTGGTGCTCCCGAGTCCTATGATGCGGTGTACATAAAGGGGACTCCCAATATGGAAGTGCTTATTAAAGGAGGTACACATGGTGATATAGCTACGGCAGCGATAGTTGTCAACTCAGCTAAACGGGTTATAGACGCCCCACCAGGACTAGTGACCATGAAGGATTTATCAGTGGTCTCAGCCCTGGGTGCCTAGATGGGCGAACAAATTATTAAATAGGAGGCGCAGATGTTAACTAAAGAGAGTTTGGTAGAGGAATATAAGAGGACCCATCCTGAATCGGAGAGACTACATGAAGAGGCAACTAAGTTATTCGTGGCCAATGGCGCTACCCATGTTGCTCGAATTTTGGACCCTTTCAGACCTTACATCACCCATGCCAGGGGGTCTCGGAAGTGGGACATAGATGGCCGCGAGTACATCTGTTACGTGATGGGACACGGTGCCCTGATACTGGGTCACAGCCACCCGGAGGTAGTTAAAGCAGTGCAGGAGCAAATGGCCAAGGGTGTCCACTTCGGTGAAAACCACGAATTGGAAGTGAAATGGGCGGAGCTAGTCAAGAGTATGATGCCTGTGGCGGAGAGAGTCGAGCTGTGCGCCTGCGGCCAGGAAGCTAACCTTATGGCGATAAGGATTGCTCGAGCTTTCACCGGCAGGACTAAAATCCTGAGGTTTGAGGAGAATTTTCACGGATGGGCTGGCGAAGTGGCACCACTCGGTTCAGCAGGTGCGTTTATGCCTGAAGTCACCTTTGTTCCTATGCACGACCTTGACCGGGTCGAAAGGGAACTTGCGACTGAAGAGTATGCTCTCGTTATGACTGAAGGCGGCGGTGCTACTATGGCTGGTCAGCTCCCGTGGGACTTTGACTTCATCCGTTCTCTGCCAAGTTTGACTAAAAGGTATGGTACCCTCTGGCTTATTGATGAGGTAGTCACCGGCTTCCGGGAGTCCCGCGGTGGATGGCAGGAGAGGGTCGGCGTCAAGCCTGACCTAGCCAGTTTGGGCAAGTGTGTGGGGGGAGGCATTCCCGTTGGCGCCGTGGTAGGTCGGGCTGACGTTATGGGTGTACTTGATCCAAAACGTCCCATGGAACACATCAATCATACTGGAACTTGGAATGCTAATCCAGTTCAATGTGCCGCTGGCGTCGCTGCCTGCACTCATTACTTAGATGGTGGGCCACAAGAGAGAGCGGCGGAAATTGGTGCTTATCTTCGAGAGGAAGGCAACAAAGTACTGAGAAAGCGGAATATTAACGGGCGCCTCTATGGCAGGACTATTGTCCATTTATACCTTGGCCCGATTGACTACGAACCGTCTGACAATACCCTGCCACCGACCAAAGATGTCCAGAAGATTATAAACCCGGCAATGACACCCGTTAAGGCACAACTCTGCCTTCATCTGCTTCAGCGTGGTGTCGCAACCATGGGGGCAAGATTTTTTGTCCTTTCGGCCTCTCACACTGAGGAAGACATTGACCAGACTATCGAAGCCTTTGACTCGGCCCTTGATGATATGGTGTCGGAGAAAGCACTTACTGTAATAACATAGAATAACTGGCGGGCTCTGCCAGGGGAAACTGAGGTGCCAGGGGTCTGTTCAATTCCCACTGGCTTAAATAGCCTCCTCCCCCTCCCGTGTGGTGCCTCAGCCGTAATCGGGCAAGTGGCATCCCGCCCTTTCCAAATGACAATTAGGAGGATGTGAGAAATGATACATTGGGCGTTCTTAATTCCAAGCTTTATTGCCGGATTTGCCGCAGGTTACGCCTTCATTTACCAGATGGCTAAGATCGCCGCCAAAGTCGAAGCGGTGATAGAAGAGGCGTCTAGATACGCAATATAAGAATTATCCCCCTCGAGAGGTGAGTACGCAATGATAGCAGGTAGGGATAGCAAAGGGCACTTCATTAAAGGTAACGCGCCCTGGAATAAAAGAGCAGTGACACAAGGTAGGGATAGCAAAGGGCACTTCATCAAGGGTAACGTGCCCTTGAATAAAAGAGCGGATAGCAGTCCGCCCGCCATCACCGGCAGTCCGCCCGCCATCGCCAGCATCATGCTGATTGGCGGGGGAGCGGTGAAGACGGATTGTGTTCAGGTCATCTGCCCCGCCTGCCAGCAGAAGGTTAAAGCTATAGCCAGGAACGGTCAGGTTAAGGGATACTGCGCGGTCGCTAGGCGGTACGTTGATTTTCGAGTTAAAACATAGCTTGTTCATATAAGGAGGAAACGATGGCAGCAAAGGCCTTTCTTCTCATTGTAACAGCGGCGGGTAAAAGCAGTGAGGTTGTTACGTCTCTCAGCAAGCTAAAAGGAGTAATTTCAGTTGATACTGTAACCGGGCCCTATGACATTATCGCTATTTTACAAGGGGAAAGCTTGAATGATGTGGGCTATCTGATAACCGGGAAAATCAACTCCATTGCTGGCATTTCCAGAGTGGTAACCTGCTTGGTAATCTAATGACGTTTATAACGGAGGTTTAAACTGGTGGCAACCGTTTATGAGCGTCTGAAGAAGATAATTGTCGAACTCCTTAGAGTCGAAGAAGAAGAGATAACACCCTCAACCAAACTTGTTGATGACTTGGGTGCCGATTCCCTGGATTTGGTACGGCTTATAATGGAAATCGAAGATGAGTTTAGCAATGGCTCCGTAAAGGTTGATATACCCGACGAGGATGCCGAAAAGATATTAACCGTCCAAGATGCGATTGACTATCTTAAAGGCCTTGGCATTAAGGATGATTAAAAGGGAATATGATTGTGGAAATTGATAGATGGGCTGTAGAGGTCTGGGCAGCTACGTCGAGAAAAGTTTTCAGCAAAGAGACATTAAACCGTTGGTGTGGGGTATGCGGCGGGGAGCTGCACGTGGAGCACGGGCGCACCAAGTTCAGGACCATGGAGGAGGCATTGCCTCAAATCAAGGCGATTGAGGAAGCCAACCTCAGGACACGAAGTATCATAGGTGGAAAGTTCTAATCGCCGGGAGGGGGACAGGAGAAGATGGACGACATACAGCGAGAGATTGAGTTGATTCTGGAAAGCAAAGGCGTTCCGCCCCCGGGCATGACAGGGGGTCAATTCTTTGAAGAATTCAACAAGAGATTCTTGGGGGCGTTTCCCCAGATTCTGGAGAAAGCGGCTACGCAGATAGGCCGCGGAATTATTATTGAAGAGATGAACCGGATCGGCAGAAGCGAGCCATGCAAGTACTCCAGGGAAAAATCCGAGAAACACTGCACCGAGCCCCCGAACTGCTATGACTGCCCCAATTACAGGCCGAGCCCTAGATGGCAGCGATGGCTGCTGCGTTTGGCTCGAAGGCCGGAGTTTTTTGAACCCCTGTTTGTGGGGGTGGTTGCGGTCAGCTTTGCAACAACCATATTTGCCGAGGAGATAAGAGTTTTCACTATGGTCTCCTGGTTCGTTATCGTTCTGATTTCACGACTGCACATTTGCTATCTATATAGACAGGTGCGAAAATTGGTGACGAGCCAATAATCGAGAAAAAACCATGAGCAAAAGATTAAAAGCCATCATAAAGTGGACAGCCCGGGGAGCAGATATACAAACCATTGAGGGGTATGATCTGCCACCGCGGACCAGCGTTGATATGAGCTTCGGTATTCCACAGGAGGTAAACCCCCCTGGGGTAGTTGAAGAGGTATTGGTTTATATTTCTGCTTATAAGTGCATGGACTGTAGTTTCAGCACTGAATCCTTTGATGCGATGATGCAGCACCAGAAGAGTGGGGAGCACTCATTTAAGTAAAAGATTAAACGCGCGCTAGGTTTAAACTGAAAGGAAATCGTGAGGGTGAAAAGCGGGATTTATGCCAGATTCGGCACGGAGAACAAGGATGTGGTTACTGAAGCGACAGCCCAAGAATTCAGAGATTGGCTGGCTGTAAAGGGACTAAACATCAACTTCATAAGCGACGAAACTCTAAATGGCTTTTTTATAGTCCGCCAAGAGCCCTTTCTGCAGTGGGAGATGCGATTGGCTTTCATAAGAGATGCCGAGGCTATAGGAATCACCGTATATAAGAAGAAAGATGAGTTCGAAGCCTTCAAGGTTGCATATCAAGAGGAAGCCGAACGTCGTTATGTATGAGGATGTTAAGCGAATGAGAGACGGACTATTTAAGGCCAAATGTAGCAAATGTGGGACAGAGTTTGATACCAAACCTGGGGAGCTGAACAGCACAGGGTATCTTGGCAAGGTTTCAATGTTGTACGGCTCCGGGGGTTTCCTGCCTCAGTGCCCGGCATGTGGAAACTGGCGAGATAATCGGCTACTTAAGAATAGTCGGCAACTAACAGAACCTTTGAGTTTTTGACTATGACGACTGACGCAAATGGAAAACCGGGGCCAGGCCCGAAAAAATGTTCCGTCTGCGGGAAGCCCTTCTTTGGTGGCAGGGAGTACACCTGCTCTGACGAACATCACTGTTTTCTACCGGGTCGGCTGCGCACGACGATTCCTCAGTGGGCGAGAGGATAACGTATAATTGGTGGTATACGCAGAAAGTGGGTAGCTGTGGATGAAGTAAAAGATTGGATGTGGCTCGTCAAGACGGATAAGGGCGATTTTTTCATGACTGTAGTGGGGAAGTGGACACAGGAAGAGGCAGCGAAGAAAGTCCAGCAAGTATTCGAGACCATAAAACTGGATATCATCGGTATGGTACCTAGAAAACGAGCTACCGGACCCGACGATATGAGAGGCACTATATATGAGCATCAGGAGCCGAAAGACATCTTGGGATTTGACTTCTTCGCTGGCAGGAAGTTCTGGGAAATCTGCGGCAGAGGTGCTGAGTACGAAGCGGAGTTGATACTTTTGGGAAAAGAGATGGGGCAGAGTTAATGTCAGGGAAAATCGTATGAAGAAAGGTGGAGAAAAGGGCTTACTGTAGCCAAGCGGGATGGGTGTGATGAGATCAAAAACATTAGCATATAAGAGAGGTTAATGAGGTGAGAGATATGAAGAGGCTAAAGAGTGCAGGAACACTGATGGCAATAATTCTAATATCCGTCTGCGGCTGGACAGCAGTGGTCGGTTTGGTGATTAAGCCAAACATCTGGGGCGGCGCAGCTCTGTCCTTTGGCGGCGGTATTGCCATTGGCTTTGCTGTTGTCTACCTGATATGCCGATGGTGGTTCAAACGGCCTCTGATAGACATGTTGAAGAGGAAGTAATGAGCAAGGACGGCCTGGCGGATCAGACAGCAGTTCCGGCTTCTTGGTGAGGAAAATTTCTTGAAGGGGATACTTTGAAGGAGGTGAAACCTAAAATGGGAGTGTTTATCAAGGTCGGAAGCCGGGACAAGCTTCTCCAAAAGGCTAAAGAAGGCAGTGGTTTCGAGACCATTGAGGTGCTGGTGACCAACGACTTTGAGCTGATGGTCCCCGAAGCAGAGCGGCCATACTGGGTTGAGCTTTACCCGAGCTGGGATTATCGGGCTATTAAAGCAAACGCTCTTCAGTGTGGCGTCCTGACGGCCATAGTGATGACGGCCAACCCGCAGGCACAGCAGGTGCTGGATAGCGTCTGGAAGCAGCTGATTGCCATTAAGAAACAGTTCGAAGGAGATGC
Proteins encoded in this region:
- a CDS encoding TRAP transporter large permease; this encodes METALFGVPNLGIFIDLAILIGLLLLGVPAPFAFMAALSFLVYVYGFEVTAQLPTAFHKMKSLTLLALPFFIMLGGFMTVGGIADRLVAFADALVGRFRGGLGMVAVVACAMVGAIAGTCSAAVAALGGLVVPEMEKQGYSRGYATGLLAVSSVLGQLIPPSVPMILYGFITYQSVTACFLAGVGPGILTVIIYCIVNYFMVRNNTEIKVLPPIGVRAQTKQVGVALYKGFFSLMMPVILLGGIYGGIFTCTEAAAVALVYAIVVGLFIYRSLKLRDIGGIFATQSVTTGVVVLMVIFVLVLSRVMTMQNIPQGMIAMISEVTENYYVTLLMVNLFLILLGMIVDDFTGTLLAAPLLFPLMTHIGVHPIHFAAILGTNLGLGNVTPPTAPILYLAARIGNVSVDKMIKPALVFMVCGALPVVLVTTYWPDLSLFLPRLLMPRVMGVAG
- a CDS encoding aminotransferase class III-fold pyridoxal phosphate-dependent enzyme, with the protein product MLTKESLVEEYKRTHPESERLHEEATKLFVANGATHVARILDPFRPYITHARGSRKWDIDGREYICYVMGHGALILGHSHPEVVKAVQEQMAKGVHFGENHELEVKWAELVKSMMPVAERVELCACGQEANLMAIRIARAFTGRTKILRFEENFHGWAGEVAPLGSAGAFMPEVTFVPMHDLDRVERELATEEYALVMTEGGGATMAGQLPWDFDFIRSLPSLTKRYGTLWLIDEVVTGFRESRGGWQERVGVKPDLASLGKCVGGGIPVGAVVGRADVMGVLDPKRPMEHINHTGTWNANPVQCAAGVAACTHYLDGGPQERAAEIGAYLREEGNKVLRKRNINGRLYGRTIVHLYLGPIDYEPSDNTLPPTKDVQKIINPAMTPVKAQLCLHLLQRGVATMGARFFVLSASHTEEDIDQTIEAFDSALDDMVSEKALTVIT
- a CDS encoding dihydrodipicolinate reductase, which produces MMSKVKVVQYGCGPIGCSVARLASQRPDTEIVGAIDIDKSLVGRDLGEIAGLNKKLGVSISDEVDAVLSQTRPDVVLLTTSSSLKAVYPQLEKCIRAGVNVASTCEELCYPYRKEPQLSAEIDKLAKANSVTVLGTGINPGFLMDSWPLFMTGVCQEVEAIRAVRVQDASSRRGPFQKKIGAGCTFDEFMERVAAGTLRHVGLAESIAMIASGLGWKLDDITETIEPVIAKAQVRTNFVTVEPGQVAGVRQVGRGIRAGDNLIILEFEASVGAPESYDAVYIKGTPNMEVLIKGGTHGDIATAAIVVNSAKRVIDAPPGLVTMKDLSVVSALGA
- a CDS encoding TRAP transporter small permease subunit, which codes for MVSARSSLANNLVFRWIPAFMWYAMLIACIPLVLLIFSQVWLRYVFHLPLLWVEEVAIVPAFWMYMMGAAYATFERSHIKVDIVGITVHSPKRRLIIRFISALITLGLAMLFLQWGYQFFVWDLKMNPQTSSLRFPIVYARCSFFFAAGILGGFYFWIETVDLARQLFWGKVPLFTRKEM
- a CDS encoding acyl carrier protein, translated to MATVYERLKKIIVELLRVEEEEITPSTKLVDDLGADSLDLVRLIMEIEDEFSNGSVKVDIPDEDAEKILTVQDAIDYLKGLGIKDD
- the dctP gene encoding TRAP transporter substrate-binding protein DctP; translation: MRKKSLLIIGLVMVLVLSLVGACAKPAPPAPAPAPAPAPAPAGPTYQYKWRMSSALASETEQVIASKRLADKVRERTDGRVDITIYGDAILGAWDLTNESVIRGDLEMMGEALDDSWDPRIAIGYYMPFIYIDYAAQRELCQPGGIVYNLLNSVSAGLNYRVLGYFSAGVGGTSLTKVPPSPFDPDVPKGMKTRVMALTACRLTYERMGYMVAAIPFGEVYTAIQTGIVEGQQGGGPMQAWMFKDVNSVWLHYKDYIEPIWWSVNEDAWQSLHPIDQEILIGAVQEEQDTQVAYVEEMDEKYMQMLRDYGWTVLIPTDAEWDNIAAAIREDVWPELVPLIGKDMLYQLCDHLGVPRF
- a CDS encoding Lrp/AsnC ligand binding domain-containing protein, which encodes MAAKAFLLIVTAAGKSSEVVTSLSKLKGVISVDTVTGPYDIIAILQGESLNDVGYLITGKINSIAGISRVVTCLVI